TTTGTGTGTTATCTTTcctatatatatgttgTCAAGTTTCTTCTACTTCTTAGTACttatttttcgtttttatATTAGGTGTGTGTGTTGTGCGTAATTTTCGGTTTATTGATTACTTTATATAGTGTAGTTTGTTGTTGTGTGTGTAGAGactttgttttattttattttgtcaCTCAGATACAGTCTATCTAGTTTAACCTAAAAAAGTGAGCTTAAGATAATcttaataaaagaaaaccgAGCATTTTTactttgtttctttctctttttttctcttttgaataaagaattttttcctttaagGAGTAACTTAAGCATTTAGCTGCACATcaaacacttttttttatttctaaCACACACCTTTCGAAAGGAtataattatttttttgacctTCGTTTTCGAATACCCCCCAACGCGATATAATTGAAATATGAAGTTCTCCTCCGTTACAGCTATTGCTCTAGCCACTGTTGCCACTGTTGCTACTGCCAAGAAGGGTGAACATGATTTTACTACCACCTTAACTTTGTCTTCGGATGGCAGCTTGACCACTACCACTTCTACTCATACTACTCACAAGTACGGTAAGTTCAACAAGACCTCTAAGTCCAAAACTCCAAACCATACCAGTACTCACAAGTATGGTAAGTTCAACAAGACCTCCAAATCTAAAACTCCAAACCATACAAGTACTCACAAGTATGGTAAGTTTAACAAGACCTCTAAGTCCAAAACCCCAAATCATACCGGTACTCACAAGTATGGTAAGTTCAACAAGACCTCTAAGTCCAAAACTCCAAATCATACCGGTACTCACAAGTATGGTAAGTTCAACAAGACCTCCAAGTCCAAGACTCCAAACCATACCGGTACTCACAAGTATGGTAAGTTCAATAAAACCAAACATGACACCACCACCTACGGCATTAACGAAAAGGCCCGTAAGAACAATGCTCCCGCTGGCCCATCTAATTTCAATTCCATAAAACTTTTTGGTGTTACCGCTGGTAGTGCTGCCGTAGCCGGTGctttattattgttataaTAAGCCCTAAACTGGATTTGTgaagtaaaagaaaaacttttttttctttagttttatgttttttaccccccccccccccctctctttcattttgaagtagcaagtttttttcctttttgttaCTTCGACTACTATGTGTGTTTACGTGTGCTTGTGCAAAAGTGAAATTTATTGTGATTgtgctcttttttttttttttttttaatacCGAAGAATGAGAAAAGTGAATTTAATGCTATGGTACTGGGAGATGTGCGATTTCATATTTTGGCGGGTTAACGAATGTGTGTGTTTCGTTGACGtgacaaaataaagaaagaacacTGAGCTTCCTATCATggctttcttctttataACAATTAAAACCgagaacaaaaatatcgGAAAGCTTGACAATTGTGTGTGAATGTCCTGTTTTCTCGTACTATTCCCTTCTCCTTCAGTGTTATACCAGAAAGCgtgctttttctttctattcCTTCTTCCTTAATGACTTGTGTGTTTATTGCCCTTTAATTAATTACAAAGATAAACTGCGTTTTCGATTTCTAAcatcaaaaattattttttacatatatatatatatatatctatacTTATGTGTCAGTTCATTCAAGTTCgtttgttttctcttctaGTTTTTTACAACCACAATTTGAGACGTCTTCCCAAGCATACGAATATGCTTGCATTGTCTTCTGATAGTAAAACGCACATCAGTTGTTTCGACCAAGCTGGGCAAAAATACTGAACGGCATCGTCAGAAATGACGTGAATATAAGCATGAAGGAATAAAGTCGTAATTTGCTTTGGCAAATGCTTTTTACCGAGTGATAATTTAATTAGTTGAAATAATACAATTTCATACCAATTCTTATGCCCGAAGGGATTACTAAATCAATGATCTAAATGGTACCTTCATCAATTGCTTTCGGCTAAACATATTATATCGTTATGTACGATTatctatttttcttttttcttttcttttttcttcaagagtCGATGgggaagaattggaaagGGAAACACGGTTAAGATACGAATTGGGTTATTGATCATATTTTATCTGTGATTAAAAGTTGCTTTGCAGGTTCACGAAAGTCTCGATTTACTGATAATAGTTGAGAGTTGGAATACTAAAACATCTGTTTTTCTCACTCACGCCCTcagattttattttctaaatttgAAACTTGAAACTTTTCTCATTGAATTTACATCGCCCATTTATAGAAGGAATTATCTaatttgtcttcttttgcaCTTTAACAACACTTTCTTTTATACAGCGAATCAATAAATATGGATAATGGCACAGATTCTTCCACTAGCAAGTTTGTTCCAGAATATAGGCGTACAAActttaaaaataaaggtAGATTCTCTGCAGATGAACTTCGTCGTCGTAGAGATACACAACAAGTCGAATTAAGAAAAGCGAAGAGGGATGAAGCCTTAGCCAAGAGAAGAAACTTTGTTCCACCAACTGATGGTGCTGATtccgatgaagaagatgaaagcTCCATTTCTGCAGACCAACAATTTTACAGCCAGTTGCAACAAGAATTACCACAAATGACCCAACAACTTAACTCCGATGATATGCAAGAGCAACTGAGCGCAACCGTCAAATTCAGACAAATTTTGTCCAGAGAACATCGCCCTCCGATCGATATCGTCATTCAAGCTGGTGTGGTTCCAAGATTGGTAGAATTTATGCGCGAAAACCAACCAGAAATGCTACAACTGGAAGCCGCTTGGGCCTTGACTAATATCGCATCAGGTACATCTGCTCAAACAAAAGTAGTTGTTGATGCTGATGCTGTACCACTTTTCATCCAACTATTATATACCGGCTCCGTTGAAGTTAAAGAACAAGCCATTTGGGCTTTGGGTAATGTTGCTGGTGACTCTACTGATTACAGAGACTACGTTCTACAATGCAATGCCATGGAGCCAATTCTAGGTCTTTTTAATTCCAATAAACCATCTTTGATCAGAACCGCAACCTGGACTTTATCCAATTTATGTAGAGGTAAAAAACCTCAACCGGATTGGTCCGTAGTGTCGCAAGCCTTACCAACCTTAGCAAAACTGATCTATTCGATGGATACTGAGACTCTAGTCGATGCTTGTTGGGCCATCTCCTATTTGTCCGACGGTCCACAAGAAGCCATTCAAGCTGTAATCGATGTTAGAATTCCAAAAAGATTGGTCGAATTACTAAGCCATGAATCCACTTTAGTCCAGACTCCTGCTTTAAGAGCTGTAGGAAACATAGTTACTGGTAATGATCTACAGACTCAAGTGGTTATAAATGCTGGTGTCCTATCTGCTTTGAGACTTTTACTAAACtcaccaaaagaaaatatcaaaaaagaagcgTGTTGGACCATTTCTAATATTACAGCTGGTAATACCGAACAAATTCAGGCGGTCATCGATGCGAACTTAATTCCTCCATTAGTTAAATTGTTGGAAGTTGCAGAATATAAAACTAAGAAAGAAGCTTGTTGGGCCATTTCTAATGCCTCTTCGGGCGGTTTACAAAGGCCGGACATCATCAGATACTTAGTGTCACAGGGTTGTATAAAACCACTATGTGATTTGCTGGAAATCGCTGACAACAGGATAATCGAAGTTACCTTGGATGCTCTTGAGAATATCCTAAAGATGGGTGAAGCTGACAAAGAGGCCCGTGGTTTgaatattaatgaaaatgcTGATTTCATCGAAAAGGCTGGTGGTATGGAAAAGATTTTTAACTGTCAACAAAACGAAAACGATAAGATTTATGAAAAAGCATATAAGATTATTGAAACTTATTTcggtgaagaagaagatgctGTTGATGAATCAATGGCTCCACAAAATGCCGGTAATACTTTCGGTTTTGGCTCTAATGTTAATCAACAGTTTAATTTTAACTAACTGAAtgtgaagaaaaggatcAATTGATCGAGTTTGTTTCGGTAAACCCTGATCTATCTGATCTGTTATTTTtaagttttcttttaatgTGTGTAAGGAATTCTTTTAATCTTTCAATTCGCATGAACTTGTTACCGTATTTTAATATATATGATTTTTATACGTAAATGTCAAGTTTACAccaatctttttttgccgGATCTCCCTTTCATCTTGCACATCGCTGAGTTTTCCAATTTATTTTGCGGAAGACGCCAAAccgagaaaaaattgttagACACAAGGAAGAGATAGGAATAACAACAACTTATGGCCCAAGTAGACGTATAATATTCTGGGATAATCGTTCTGAAAGGATCTTGTCCAAGACCTCGAGAATAATATAGGGATTTTTATCTTCCATTTTCTAGATTCATGAATGAATGTAACTTCTCCAAAAGATGAGATTCATAGATTCtctaagaaaaaaggatttAATACAGGTAGGGCACGATTTCAGAAATTGAGTGGGCGTCCGCAGGACATAAATGTGCCCGAAGATCGCGATTCAATCGTCTCAAGTAATACGACTACAATAATGACGGATGATGCGTCCGATTATAATGGCGGCAGGAGATCGCATGGCAAAAGCACTGATTCTGACAGTGACGGGGAAAACAATATTACcataaaaaagaacaactCCAATCATAGAAACACTGGAATTAATCCATTCTATAGTGAGTCAGCTATTAGCCGGCGGTATACGCAgttcaaacaaaaagagaTTGAACCAACGTTTGCAGATAATGAAAGCGTGAGGTATTCATCGGATGAGGACAAAGTGAAGAGTGACGAAGTGGATAATATAGAGAATGAACTTCAGTTCACACCGAGAATTAAAGAACCCGGTATGCTCCGTTCAATTTTGCTGAAACAAAGAACTGCTCCCAGTGCGCGAAGTtccattttgaaagaaccaCAGGTTAATTTCAAACCGACCACGAACAATAAGAGACCTTCGCAGAGGAAATCTAGCGCGGCACTTCGAAAACAACTAGGAAAACCGCTACCGCTGCCGTACTTGAATGATACTAATGGCAGTACCACCTTTGCATTAgatagaaaagaaggagtGTTTACAGACGAAGTggttcaaaagaagaaagaactGATTGAATCGAAATTGCATAGACTTCTTTTACACGACAAGAAAATGGTAGAAGAAAAGCTAGAAGGGTTGAGAGAATATGAGCGGAGAAGAATGCCGTCACAAGGGAATGGCATCTCTAGTCTTCAACAAgacaattctttcaaaatatcaactCCGACAAAGTCATACGTTTCTTTAGAGGGCACTTCCTTGCCTTGTATTCCCGGTATAAAGACTCCCATTAATGTTCTAGGAGATaaggggaaaaaagaagcgAAAAACGACGTGCTACAGTTCCAATGGCAGCGGGATCCGTTACAAAAGCTACAGTCTGAGATTGAAATGCACACTGAGAAACTTGATAAGATATTAAAGTTGCTCAAAGATGACGCCAAGTCAGTGGGAGAAATTGAAGTGGGAAATGATCGCAATGTAGCTCTTGGACAGGGAAACGACGAGAGGTGGTGGAAGAGcgtgatgatgaattttaGAGAATCAGGAAATATTATCAAGGCATATAAAGAATATTTCTTATGGACAATTTGTATTTTAATATTGTTGTACTGCAACATATATGTGTATTATAAACTTTAAAAGAtcatataaaaaataaataaagaaacGGCAAAACTGTACAAGTATGGCAGATCACTATGTTTTTTGCTATTCATCCTCAGGTATGTTCGAGTATTCGCTTCCTTAAAAATGAGCGCCGATGACGGCGTGATTTTCTAAAATAGTAGTAAATAATGAAGCACAGCATCAAAACTGATGACAGAAAGAACAATGGGAGTAATGGAGACAATGGAGAGCGGAGTAGACACTGATAGAATAGATATAGCTCCGTATTGTGACACCGGCAAAGTATTTGAGGGCAACACAATACAAGATGTATGGGAAAGGGAAGATAAAAAGTGGCTACAGAAGACTCAAAGTGAAGCAAGCGGATACGTGTACCCGCCACTGGGACAATCACCATATAGTAGTGTGACAAGCGACACAAGAATGGCAAAAAGGGTATTATGTCAAGATATCTTCTGGTCATGTGACGGCACCTCGTTTGTTTCTGTGCACAGTGATTTTGGCATTAGGCAGTATTTGGTGccagaagaagttgatacatgcaagagaaagaaaacctTGTTGCTACCCTTCAGCAGGTTTTTCAGGAACCAATCTATCGTTTCGTGTGCGCTTGACCCATTCTACTCGCTTTACGACGGAACATCCGGCGGAATAACTAATGACAAGATCGTGATTGCCGCCAAAAACTTTCCCTTGCAACTGTATTCCATAATGGACGGAAAGTGCGTTGCAAGCTACGAAACTACGAACGAAGCAAATGAAGAATACGAGACTGCGTACAGCGTGAAAATCGATGCCGAAGCGCACATATATACCGGATCGCACCGAAACAAAGTGGCTGTGTATGACATGCACCGGCGGGAAGTCGTATGGACATACCGGAGCACCAAGAAAGCAAGCAAGGGCGGACAAACCATCATATCGTGCTTTGAAGACCATCCAGCAGGAAGCCATCCGCCAAGAGGCACCTTGCTGTGTGGCAGTTATGCAAATGAAGTATTTCAAGTAGACTGTCGCCACAAAAGGCTAGAGAGAATGAACCATGCCGGCAAAGCAGCCAGTGGAATTGTGCAAATTCTCACAAGCGACAACGGGCGCTACATATATGTTGTCAGACGCAACAGCGACGCAATTAGTGTTTATGACCGGCGGGTTTTACAGCGCGAAGTAAACATGCTAGCGCTACCCTTTCGGATCCGCCATGACTCTGCTAAGTATAAAGCATGTATGGATTCGATTTATGGGCTAAGTATGGGCACGCCGTGGGGGACAGTACTGAATTGGAGTCGTGACCTTGTTGAATTTGGAGGAGTCTCCTCACACCGGGCCGCGGAAAAACAGACTTCTGTCTCCATACCGCCGGAGTCTGAGTGGTACATTCATACTGATTCCGATGTTCCTGCGATGGCGGTTTTAAAGAATTGTCCCGGAGATCCCGACCTCTTGGCGTTAGCTCACGGGGGCACCATCTCATTAGGCAGGCTCGGCGGCTAAAGAGACTATGAAACCCTTATTAAGCATCACCCGGCCATTTTTCACCGATGAACGCGCAAAAGAAACGAGCGAGATTTCTTCCCCCAGACACCACGTTCTTGTTCACTTTTGCCTCATGCcgtcaaaaaatttttttcgtatTGAGGAAATCcccaaaaaagaaacgaaaaaaaagagttgTTCTATATAGCATCACCACGGTAGAAGTTCCTTGTAGAGCATTGACAGAGTCCCTTCACCCCACTCCTCTGTTTTATTCGTTTTGTAAAGGCCAATAAGTATCGTATACTGTACATAGGGGCATGCATACAGTCTGAAAATTCGTCCATACTGTACTGCGCACATAAtaatttaaagaaatatcaaCGGAAAATATAATTACGACACAGCGCCCGTAAATCCGCTCAACTGATACATCACAGACACGGACGATGACTACCCAGGAATCAATCAAACCTCTAGTCGACAGAATTTTGTCAAACCCGCTGCAGTTCAATGCAGCAATGATCTCTAAGAAATCAaacaatagtaataataacgGTACTTCCGCCGCGTCGCAAAATGGCTCGTACATCGTGATAGGCAAAcaacataacaataatagtGGCAGCAGCGCTACTACGGAGACGACTAGTAGCGAACAAGTGCAAGGGAATGACTTGATGGAGAAGTCAAGGGATGATAAAAAGTCCAACGCCGTTCCAAAATCCATGGCTGAGGCTTTACTACTGTATACATCCAAAAGCATTAAAGACGCTAATGATGTTACCGCCGTCAAGAAGTCAGCAGAACTTTCTACGGAGCTTTCTACGGAACCTCCCACTTCTGCCtctgaagatgataaagaagaaataaatgaagaagaggcaGAAGTATTTCATGAAGCAAGAGAATACATAGAACCTCAAAGCGTTaatttgaaggaaaatgacATGGTTGACGAAGACGTTGGTGAAGATATTGGTGAAGATTTAGGCATGCCTATACCTACCATTGATGTGGCAGTTAGCAAGAACGAAAAGCAAAGGGATTTTTCTGCTAGTACTAATGTTGAGGGCGATGAAGTCgatgacgaagacgaagacgaagatATGAATTATGATTCTAGTGCCATGGAAAAAGAGCTCcctgaagaggaagaaactGATTCCAGCTCCaccatttctgaaaatgaaaaaaaagacttaCGACAAGATCTAATGGAAAATAATACAGTGACGGTAAATCAATGCGAAATGCAAAGTAACCATGCTGGAGAAAACGAGGGGGAGAAtacaaaagag
The Saccharomyces kudriavzevii IFO 1802 strain IFO1802 genome assembly, chromosome: 14 DNA segment above includes these coding regions:
- the SKDI14G1360 gene encoding uncharacterized protein (similar to Saccharomyces cerevisiae YNL190W; ancestral locus Anc_2.62), translating into MKFSSVTAIALATVATVATAKKGEHDFTTTLTLSSDGSLTTTTSTHTTHKYGKFNKTSKSKTPNHTSTHKYGKFNKTSKSKTPNHTSTHKYGKFNKTSKSKTPNHTGTHKYGKFNKTSKSKTPNHTGTHKYGKFNKTSKSKTPNHTGTHKYGKFNKTKHDTTTYGINEKARKNNAPAGPSNFNSIKLFGVTAGSAAVAGALLLL
- the SRP1 gene encoding karyopherin alpha (similar to Saccharomyces cerevisiae SRP1 (YNL189W); ancestral locus Anc_2.63), producing MDNGTDSSTSKFVPEYRRTNFKNKGRFSADELRRRRDTQQVELRKAKRDEALAKRRNFVPPTDGADSDEEDESSISADQQFYSQLQQELPQMTQQLNSDDMQEQLSATVKFRQILSREHRPPIDIVIQAGVVPRLVEFMRENQPEMLQLEAAWALTNIASGTSAQTKVVVDADAVPLFIQLLYTGSVEVKEQAIWALGNVAGDSTDYRDYVLQCNAMEPILGLFNSNKPSLIRTATWTLSNLCRGKKPQPDWSVVSQALPTLAKLIYSMDTETLVDACWAISYLSDGPQEAIQAVIDVRIPKRLVELLSHESTLVQTPALRAVGNIVTGNDLQTQVVINAGVLSALRLLLNSPKENIKKEACWTISNITAGNTEQIQAVIDANLIPPLVKLLEVAEYKTKKEACWAISNASSGGLQRPDIIRYLVSQGCIKPLCDLLEIADNRIIEVTLDALENILKMGEADKEARGLNINENADFIEKAGGMEKIFNCQQNENDKIYEKAYKIIETYFGEEEDAVDESMAPQNAGNTFGFGSNVNQQFNFN
- the KAR1 gene encoding Kar1p (similar to Saccharomyces cerevisiae KAR1 (YNL188W); ancestral locus Anc_2.64), with the protein product MNVTSPKDEIHRFSKKKGFNTGRARFQKLSGRPQDINVPEDRDSIVSSNTTTIMTDDASDYNGGRRSHGKSTDSDSDGENNITIKKNNSNHRNTGINPFYSESAISRRYTQFKQKEIEPTFADNESVRYSSDEDKVKSDEVDNIENELQFTPRIKEPGMLRSILLKQRTAPSARSSILKEPQVNFKPTTNNKRPSQRKSSAALRKQLGKPLPLPYLNDTNGSTTFALDRKEGVFTDEVVQKKKELIESKLHRLLLHDKKMVEEKLEGLREYERRRMPSQGNGISSLQQDNSFKISTPTKSYVSLEGTSLPCIPGIKTPINVLGDKGKKEAKNDVLQFQWQRDPLQKLQSEIEMHTEKLDKILKLLKDDAKSVGEIEVGNDRNVALGQGNDERWWKSVMMNFRESGNIIKAYKEYFLWTICILILLYCNIYVYYKL
- the SWT21 gene encoding Swt21p (similar to Saccharomyces cerevisiae SWT21 (YNL187W); ancestral locus Anc_2.66); translation: MAKRVLCQDIFWSCDGTSFVSVHSDFGIRQYLVPEEVDTCKRKKTLLLPFSRFFRNQSIVSCALDPFYSLYDGTSGGITNDKIVIAAKNFPLQLYSIMDGKCVASYETTNEANEEYETAYSVKIDAEAHIYTGSHRNKVAVYDMHRREVVWTYRSTKKASKGGQTIISCFEDHPAGSHPPRGTLLCGSYANEVFQVDCRHKRLERMNHAGKAASGIVQILTSDNGRYIYVVRRNSDAISVYDRRVLQREVNMLALPFRIRHDSAKYKACMDSIYGLSMGTPWGTVLNWSRDLVEFGGVSSHRAAEKQTSVSIPPESEWYIHTDSDVPAMAVLKNCPGDPDLLALAHGGTISLGRLGG